From a region of the Gemmatimonadota bacterium genome:
- a CDS encoding toll/interleukin-1 receptor domain-containing protein, producing the protein MSGLGQTKNNLVGADIGWFAGDSTIIIDGLDMETGQKLHHVIATWEIPVDPKIIDRALHGFLVITCLRQFGGLHTEEKGQSVSIYLNEQQIDLFGLEVIPEGHTDYFHRQNRQLDPHWLSSLDPFLASCMTIYHWPIFDVHLVSPQAQIVKVVLESQAYWDIDYVALLLCQSQSQESGVEPVADVLENADDSRSSRHDFDVFVCYASEDRATIESLVAVLKGRGIKVWWDRGQITLGDRLSEKIDEGLRNSRYGVMIISKSSIAKPWPEAEFHSVIHRSISSRGEKVLLPVLLDLTHAQFAEEYPLLADIVTAQLIDADFDQLADEILTGMGRDPHSPNLNG; encoded by the coding sequence TTGAGCGGCCTGGGCCAAACGAAGAACAATTTGGTAGGCGCCGATATCGGATGGTTTGCCGGTGACAGTACAATTATCATAGATGGTTTGGACATGGAGACGGGACAAAAACTCCACCACGTAATTGCCACGTGGGAAATACCTGTTGACCCCAAAATAATAGATAGGGCACTTCATGGCTTTCTCGTCATTACATGTTTACGGCAATTTGGTGGTCTTCATACTGAGGAAAAAGGACAATCCGTTTCAATCTATTTGAACGAACAACAGATAGATCTATTTGGTTTGGAGGTAATACCAGAAGGGCACACCGATTACTTCCACAGGCAGAACCGGCAGTTGGACCCGCATTGGTTATCAAGCCTCGATCCGTTTTTGGCAAGTTGTATGACGATCTATCACTGGCCCATTTTCGATGTACACCTGGTGAGCCCACAAGCACAGATCGTGAAAGTAGTACTGGAATCTCAAGCATATTGGGACATCGATTATGTCGCATTGCTGCTTTGCCAATCTCAAAGCCAAGAAAGTGGAGTGGAACCGGTTGCCGACGTGCTAGAGAACGCTGATGACAGTAGGTCATCGCGCCACGATTTCGATGTTTTCGTCTGCTACGCGTCAGAAGACCGCGCAACCATCGAGAGCCTGGTTGCGGTCCTCAAGGGACGCGGCATCAAGGTCTGGTGGGACCGGGGTCAAATCACGCTTGGGGACCGCCTTTCGGAGAAAATCGACGAAGGACTTCGAAATTCCCGGTATGGAGTCATGATCATCAGCAAGTCCTCTATCGCCAAGCCTTGGCCAGAAGCCGAGTTCCATAGCGTAATCCACCGGAGCATCAGCAGCAGAGGTGAGAAGGTCCTCCTGCCGGTCCTACTCGACCTCACTCACGCCCAGTTCGCGGAGGAGTATCCTCTCCTCGCGGATATTGTCACGGCCCAGTTGATCGACGCAGACTTCGACCAGCTGGCTGATGAGATATTGACCGGAATGGGACGGGACCCTCACTCGCCGAATCTGAATGGATAG